A section of the Papio anubis isolate 15944 chromosome 4, Panubis1.0, whole genome shotgun sequence genome encodes:
- the LOC116274436 gene encoding LOW QUALITY PROTEIN: uncharacterized protein LOC116274436 (The sequence of the model RefSeq protein was modified relative to this genomic sequence to represent the inferred CDS: deleted 1 base in 1 codon; substituted 1 base at 1 genomic stop codon) — protein sequence MEVEVSRDRTIALQPWKKQNKKPGLPMYSFKHHLCSQGFGIVLDMGYTNWERNFQEAAVLWVTVILYSLKLSRFNWPLGAKAPWRVTPIRSGTVPLLPNLXSEMASTAPSRTQLRCTVATEVGRMICSPPKAQFLQQVSPGRVATLPSTFPVEFVLEDASEHVSGLYALRI from the exons atggaggttgaagtgagccgagatcgcaccattgcactccagccttggaaaaaacaaaacaaaaagccagggCTCCCAATGTACTCATTTAAACATCACTTGTGTTCACAA GGGTTCGGAATTGTGCTGGACATGGGATATACAAAC TGGGAGCGGAATTTTCAGGAAGCAGCTGTGCTGTGGGTGACAGTCATACTTTATTCTCTAAAACTCTCCCGTTTCAATTGGCCTCTTGGTGCCAAAGCACCATGGCGTGTTACACCTATCAGATCGGGCACAGTGCCCCTTCTTCCCAACCTGTGATCTGAAATGGCCAGCACTGCGCCTTCCAGAACCCAGCTTAGATGCACAGTTGCCACAGAGGTAGGAAGAATGATTTGTTCGCCACCAAAAGCCCAGTTTCTCCAACAGGTAAGTCCTGGCAGGGT GGCcacccttccttccaccttccccGTGGAGTTCGTGTTGGAAGATGCCAGCGAGCACGTCTCGGGGCTCTATGCCTTGCGCATATGA